One window from the genome of Hyalangium ruber encodes:
- a CDS encoding M20/M25/M40 family metallo-hydrolase, producing the protein MGLKKFAPAALLLWGVTPVMAHAQVVPGIEQPAVDRELWISIGAEALEPVQSEFRAAGFEPPVGVQVQNDLAMMKVHESQLHTISRVMHDKYNRCAGFLAHESEQEARAALTKAGSPTPPIHTQVTYSIDNAGTVNALMSEMAEPNIRATIGTLSSYTTRYYTSATGLESANWIKTTWQNLAAGRSDVSVTTFAHSGYNQPSVILTITGTSLPNEVVVLGGHLDSTNTSGGAAPGADDDASGIASLTEIIRSAMVKGYRPARTVKFMGYAAEEVGLRGSQAIAQWHKTNQVNVVGVLQLDMTNYRGSSVDIGLVTDNTNAAQNSFLTSVIDTYQIATWATTVCGYGCSDHASWHAQGFPASMPFEALMNQHNSAIHSTGDTLARSAGSATHAVKFSKLGAAFMAELAKGTVSDDTGDTTPPMAAITAPAPGATVSGTTTAMANAADNVGVSRVDFLVDGALKGTDNTSPYTFAWDTTSVGNGSHVLVVKAYDASGNVGTSAGVTVNVSNTSTTATYDPTLKAPKCATVNSVCDSGLSLLNGRANLGPEVNKPNTIGGTCADGTQGVYHSDESNDRIRVLTTDGTPFAAGKTVRIEATVWAYSTYTSDKLDLYYAANANAPSWVFLGTYTPTKAGSQVLSATYALPAGGLQAVRANFRYGGTAGTCAAGSYTDHDDLIFAVTP; encoded by the coding sequence ATGGGTTTGAAGAAGTTCGCTCCCGCGGCGCTGCTGCTCTGGGGTGTCACCCCGGTCATGGCGCACGCACAGGTGGTGCCCGGCATCGAGCAGCCGGCGGTGGACCGCGAGTTGTGGATCAGCATTGGCGCCGAGGCGCTGGAGCCCGTGCAGTCGGAGTTCCGCGCCGCGGGCTTCGAGCCACCCGTCGGGGTGCAGGTGCAGAACGACCTGGCGATGATGAAGGTGCATGAGTCGCAGCTGCACACCATCTCCCGGGTGATGCACGACAAGTACAACCGGTGCGCCGGCTTCCTGGCGCATGAGTCCGAGCAGGAGGCACGGGCAGCGCTGACGAAGGCGGGCTCGCCGACGCCGCCGATCCACACACAGGTGACCTACAGCATCGACAACGCGGGCACAGTGAACGCGCTGATGAGTGAGATGGCGGAGCCCAACATCCGGGCCACCATCGGCACGCTGTCGAGCTACACCACGCGCTACTACACCTCGGCGACGGGCCTGGAGTCGGCCAACTGGATCAAGACGACGTGGCAGAACCTGGCGGCGGGGCGCTCGGACGTGAGCGTCACCACCTTCGCCCATAGCGGCTACAACCAGCCCTCGGTCATCCTCACCATCACCGGCACCAGCCTGCCCAACGAGGTGGTGGTGCTGGGCGGGCACCTGGACTCGACCAACACCTCGGGTGGCGCGGCGCCGGGGGCGGATGATGATGCCTCGGGCATCGCCTCGCTCACGGAGATCATCCGCTCGGCGATGGTGAAGGGGTACCGGCCGGCACGCACGGTGAAGTTCATGGGCTACGCGGCCGAGGAGGTGGGCCTGCGCGGCTCCCAGGCCATCGCCCAGTGGCACAAGACCAACCAGGTGAACGTGGTGGGCGTGCTGCAGCTGGACATGACGAACTACCGCGGCTCGAGCGTGGACATCGGCCTGGTGACCGACAACACGAACGCGGCGCAGAATTCGTTCCTCACCAGCGTCATCGACACGTACCAGATCGCCACGTGGGCGACCACCGTGTGCGGCTATGGGTGCTCGGACCATGCCTCGTGGCACGCGCAGGGCTTCCCGGCGTCGATGCCGTTCGAGGCGCTGATGAACCAGCACAACTCGGCGATCCACAGCACGGGGGACACGCTGGCGCGGAGCGCGGGTTCGGCGACGCACGCGGTGAAGTTCTCCAAGCTGGGCGCGGCGTTCATGGCGGAGCTGGCCAAGGGCACGGTGAGCGACGACACGGGAGACACGACGCCTCCCATGGCGGCCATTACCGCGCCGGCGCCGGGGGCCACGGTAAGCGGCACGACGACGGCGATGGCCAACGCGGCGGACAACGTGGGCGTGAGCCGGGTGGACTTCCTGGTGGACGGAGCGCTGAAGGGCACGGACAACACGTCGCCCTATACGTTCGCGTGGGACACGACGAGCGTGGGCAACGGCAGCCACGTGCTGGTGGTGAAGGCGTATGACGCCTCGGGCAACGTGGGCACGAGCGCGGGCGTCACGGTGAACGTGAGCAACACGAGCACCACGGCGACGTATGACCCGACGCTGAAGGCGCCCAAGTGCGCCACGGTGAACAGCGTGTGTGACTCGGGCCTGTCGCTGCTCAACGGGCGCGCGAACCTGGGCCCCGAGGTGAACAAGCCGAACACGATTGGCGGGACGTGCGCGGATGGAACCCAGGGCGTGTACCACTCGGACGAGTCGAACGACCGCATCCGCGTGCTGACGACGGATGGGACGCCGTTCGCGGCGGGGAAGACGGTTCGCATCGAGGCCACGGTGTGGGCCTACTCCACCTACACCTCGGACAAGCTGGACCTGTACTACGCGGCGAACGCGAACGCGCCGAGCTGGGTGTTCCTGGGCACGTACACCCCGACGAAGGCGGGCTCGCAGGTGTTGTCGGCGACGTACGCGCTGCCGGCGGGCGGGCTGCAGGCGGTGCGCGCCAACTTCCGCTACGGCGGGACGGCGGGCACCTGCGCGGCCGGCTCGTACACGGACCACGACGATCTGATCTTCGCCGTGACGCCGTAG
- a CDS encoding SDR family oxidoreductase, protein MLPTWESFEEKSRMADGRIVLVTGATDGIGLRTALDIARTGARLVVHGRSPARVDKARKTIEEAGGRAEGITFDFASLASVRQGAEELARRFPRLDVLVNNAGVYMNERVVTEDGQETTFQVNHLGPFLLTNLLLKGTLTGPGARIINVSSIAHSRGRMSFEDPQLARGFSPYGAYAQSKLANILFTFELAERLPAEQATVNCLHPGVVSTKLLTEGFGMQGNDTVEEAAATSVYLATSPEVEGVTGRYFVRQREASPAPQAQDTGARRRLWELSEQLCSLR, encoded by the coding sequence TTGCTCCCCACCTGGGAGAGCTTCGAGGAGAAGTCGCGCATGGCGGATGGGCGCATCGTCTTGGTGACAGGAGCAACGGATGGCATCGGCCTGAGGACGGCCCTCGACATCGCCCGGACGGGCGCGCGGCTCGTGGTGCATGGTCGAAGCCCGGCGAGGGTAGACAAGGCCCGGAAGACGATCGAGGAGGCAGGGGGTAGGGCGGAGGGCATCACGTTCGATTTCGCCTCGCTGGCGAGCGTACGCCAGGGTGCGGAGGAGCTCGCGAGACGCTTCCCCCGGCTGGATGTACTGGTGAACAACGCGGGCGTGTACATGAACGAGCGCGTGGTGACGGAGGATGGGCAGGAGACGACATTCCAGGTGAACCACCTGGGGCCCTTCCTGCTGACGAACCTGTTGCTGAAGGGGACGCTGACGGGGCCCGGGGCGCGCATCATCAACGTGAGCTCCATCGCGCACTCGCGCGGGCGCATGTCCTTCGAGGACCCGCAGCTCGCGCGGGGCTTCAGCCCCTATGGGGCCTACGCGCAGTCGAAGCTGGCCAACATCCTCTTCACCTTCGAGCTGGCGGAGCGGCTCCCGGCCGAGCAGGCCACCGTGAACTGTCTGCACCCGGGCGTCGTGAGCACGAAGCTGCTGACCGAGGGCTTCGGCATGCAGGGCAACGACACGGTGGAGGAAGCGGCGGCAACCTCGGTGTACCTGGCGACCTCGCCCGAGGTGGAGGGCGTGACCGGGCGCTACTTCGTGCGCCAGCGCGAGGCCTCCCCCGCCCCGCAGGCCCAGGACACGGGCGCGAGGCGGAGGCTCTGGGAGCTCAGCGAACAGCTGTGCAGCCTGCGCTGA
- a CDS encoding DUF4190 domain-containing protein, which translates to MHEAPGTPPPACPFHPAQGTVVACHRCGVLTCVACLSLSGARGWCRSCEEHSRRGPASRRAVASGVLGSVGLCCAFAPGLLGLALGYAELRSIERGDSPRAGREWAKAGVVLGWMNVLMAVAVGLVSGWMGLSRS; encoded by the coding sequence ATGCATGAAGCTCCGGGGACACCCCCGCCCGCGTGTCCCTTTCATCCCGCGCAGGGCACGGTGGTGGCCTGCCATCGGTGTGGTGTCCTCACCTGCGTGGCGTGCCTGTCCCTCTCGGGTGCGCGGGGCTGGTGCCGAAGCTGCGAGGAGCACTCGCGGAGGGGCCCAGCCTCCCGGCGCGCCGTGGCCTCCGGGGTGCTGGGGAGCGTGGGCCTGTGTTGCGCCTTCGCTCCAGGGCTGCTCGGGCTGGCGCTCGGCTACGCGGAGCTGCGGAGCATCGAGCGGGGAGACTCACCGCGCGCTGGCCGGGAGTGGGCCAAGGCTGGGGTGGTGCTCGGGTGGATGAACGTGCTGATGGCGGTGGCGGTGGGGCTCGTGTCGGGGTGGATGGGCTTGTCCCGGAGCTGA
- a CDS encoding RDD family protein gives MELSPSMVVEVASNSSAGFGLRLAARLIDVMFGLLVMTLGGMVGSVVLEVLAARGLVQGNWTTALQLASPAGVVWGTLGGLLYQMTAEAVGGATLGKLILRLRVTAEDLTPSSFKGALLRNLALCVDALCVPAYLAMSRSIMNQRYGDQWGGTVVLRASSVLPDARKGTGLILLGLFSGSTLWGLCIVLSCVLRAL, from the coding sequence ATGGAACTGTCCCCCTCAATGGTGGTGGAGGTGGCGAGCAACAGCTCGGCGGGCTTTGGTTTGCGCCTCGCCGCTCGGCTCATCGACGTGATGTTCGGCCTTCTGGTGATGACGCTGGGCGGCATGGTCGGCAGCGTCGTCCTCGAGGTGCTCGCGGCCCGGGGCCTCGTGCAGGGGAACTGGACCACCGCCTTGCAGCTGGCGAGCCCGGCGGGCGTCGTGTGGGGCACCCTGGGCGGCCTGCTGTACCAGATGACCGCCGAGGCCGTCGGTGGCGCGACGCTCGGCAAGCTCATCCTCCGGCTGCGCGTCACGGCGGAGGACCTCACCCCCTCCTCCTTCAAGGGCGCGCTCCTGCGCAACCTGGCCCTCTGCGTGGACGCCCTCTGCGTGCCCGCGTACCTGGCCATGTCCCGGTCGATCATGAACCAGCGCTACGGAGACCAGTGGGGCGGCACCGTGGTGCTGCGCGCCAGCTCCGTGCTGCCGGATGCGCGAAAAGGCACGGGACTCATCCTCCTGGGCCTCTTCAGCGGCAGCACCCTGTGGGGGCTCTGCATCGTCCTCTCCTGCGTGCTTCGGGCGCTGTGA
- a CDS encoding alpha/beta hydrolase-fold protein: MDVKTLEARVLDEGSPVIDLDQATFVWRGSKPVSVRGDFQDWQGAPLPLEQLAPRLWARSLPLPSDSYVEYALVDARGRRVKDPLNHCLSDNGMGKFNHFFRMPENRPAAVARRGRGAHPRGRVTRHKLETSEFAVGRTREVFLYQPAAPGPYPLLLVLDGPDYLRRASLAVVLDNLIRQKRIRPIAMALVANGGPARTVEYTCSEATLGLMRDKVLALAREKLPLVDERRKPGVHAVLGASYGGLMALYLGLRAPQVFGHVLSQSGAFAIPEHGDFVVFDLARAAPSRRLKVWMDCGRFEWLTGCNRRMFPVLKEAGHRVRYQEYSGGHNYPAWRDDVVQGLEWLFPP; this comes from the coding sequence ATGGACGTGAAGACGCTGGAGGCGCGGGTCCTCGACGAGGGCTCGCCGGTCATCGACCTGGACCAGGCCACCTTCGTGTGGCGGGGAAGCAAGCCTGTCTCCGTGAGGGGAGACTTCCAGGACTGGCAAGGAGCGCCGCTGCCGCTGGAGCAGCTCGCGCCCAGACTGTGGGCCCGCTCGCTGCCCCTGCCTTCGGACTCCTATGTCGAGTACGCCCTCGTGGACGCACGAGGCCGCCGGGTGAAGGACCCGCTCAACCACTGCCTCTCCGACAATGGCATGGGGAAGTTCAACCACTTCTTCCGCATGCCCGAGAACAGGCCCGCGGCCGTTGCCCGACGCGGCCGTGGCGCTCACCCGCGAGGCCGCGTCACCCGCCACAAGCTGGAGACCTCGGAGTTCGCGGTGGGCCGCACGCGCGAGGTGTTCCTCTACCAGCCCGCCGCGCCCGGGCCCTACCCGCTGCTCCTGGTGCTGGATGGGCCCGACTACCTGCGGCGCGCGAGCCTCGCCGTGGTGCTGGACAACCTCATTCGCCAGAAGCGCATCCGCCCCATCGCCATGGCCCTGGTGGCCAACGGCGGTCCCGCACGCACCGTGGAGTACACCTGCAGCGAGGCCACCCTGGGCCTCATGCGGGACAAGGTGCTGGCCCTCGCCCGAGAGAAGCTGCCCCTCGTGGATGAGCGCCGCAAGCCCGGCGTCCATGCCGTGCTCGGTGCCTCCTATGGAGGGCTCATGGCCCTGTACCTGGGGCTGCGCGCGCCCCAGGTCTTCGGACACGTGCTCAGCCAGTCGGGGGCCTTCGCCATCCCCGAGCATGGGGACTTCGTCGTGTTCGACCTGGCCCGCGCGGCGCCGAGCCGCCGGCTCAAGGTGTGGATGGACTGCGGCCGCTTCGAGTGGCTCACCGGGTGCAACCGGCGGATGTTCCCCGTCCTGAAGGAGGCCGGCCACCGGGTGCGCTACCAGGAATATTCCGGTGGGCATAACTACCCCGCGTGGCGGGATGACGTGGTGCAGGGCCTGGAGTGGCTCTTCCCGCCGTAG